acaaaatatgATAGCACCCGATTCTGTACGTTTtcgctccgttttcatccctacaTGTAACGTAGGTTTCTATCTAACATCCCAAAATAGGATGATGTTGCAAATGCCTATTTTTTTTATAGTTTCTTTTTTTGCTTTGACAATATGTAGACGGTGCTGCAATGCATGCCATTTTCTCATGTTATTGCATCAATGTAATTCAATTTCCAGAACTACCAAATATTATTGTTGTAACCTTAGATACACTTTGCTACAATATGATTTTTTGTGTCATGTTTATCTGATTTTCCGACTTTTGGTTCGACATGTGCATTTTGGGTGTTGAAATAAGTCAGAATTTCAATTGTGTTTAAAATTCTGCTTGGGACATATTGTGACGTTCACTTCTTTCTCGATTTTCCTCGGAAAGCGGCCATCAATACGTACCATGGTCGAGGTGCCCACATAGTTTGGTGGGGCCTGGTTAATTATCTGTTCAACTTCCGATACATGTTAGATGTTGCCGACCGACGTGATCGTCAGTTACATGAGACCAAGAATCGGGTTACGGGAATGGGGATGGAAATGAAGGAAGAAGAGATGATGGGCCTCATGGAGAAACAAGGAGACCATGCATCGATCACTTACTGAGTGGCCTCGTCATAGAGCATAAAAATTCAGCAGTGAGAGTTGAACAGATAATTAGAGAAATACATTAGCATCTCATTTACAACCTTGATTCTTTTGACCAACAGTCTTAATTCTCTTTTGCAACTACAAAAGCCAAAGTGTACCATGGAGGTTAAATTGGAGtatggaaagaaaaaaaaaagacttGTATGAACAGATGCAGTAATTAGCACGGGTAGCAGGGTGCTCGATGCAAAACCGCCAACCCCACCCCCACACTCTCTTCTCACAGAAGCAGCACGGCCCGGCCAGGCCCAGACCGCACCCGACCCCCCCGATCTGGTTGAATCCGTCCAATCCAAGGAGCACTCGCAATCGCACCGGCGGCGGAGATGGGCGGCGACCATGGCGGCCACGGCCCGAGCGGCGGCGACTTCCGGCAGAAGGTGTGGAGCATGACGGGCGGGCCCTATTGCCGGCCCGTCCACTGGCGCCGCAACACCGCCATCGCCATGGTCGGCATCTTCCTCGTCTGCATCCCCATCGCCATGAAATCCGCCGAGCTCGAGGTATGTATCCCCCTGACCTGCCCCGCCCTCCCGTCCCAGCGCCGCTGCCCGAACCAACCCCCTAGCCCCCGCCGTCGCCCCTTAATCCGGCGTTGACCCGACGACCTCTGACCCGGGGACGAGATCTGCGCCTGCGGGGAATTTTTGGCGGAAGTGTTAGGCATGGTTGGTTGGTATAGATTTTTTCGCCGTTGGGTAGCGCTGGCAGGGACAGGTCGAAATGCGGAAGTGGTGCCCAATACTAGGTGGTTCTGCTCTACTGCATTTAGCTGCAGAAATCGATGATCTCAGTGGGCCTGGTTTGATCCTTGGTAGGGGATTCAGTGTGGGCTACGAAATGCATTCTTCTGAATTCTCGGATGGAATGCAAATCTTGCTCTTCTGTCTGCAGCAGCCGTGCTTGTTTAGGTTGTATTGTGTTGAactctagaatgagatgcaaatgtaTGGAACTTTGTACACAGAGCATGATTGCTGGTCTTTCTCGCTTGCTAGACAAACTTCCAGCCAATACTGTCCATGTTACTTGTATAAAACAAGTAAATGACATAACTGCACCTGCACGTAGCATTTGTTGTGGTACTCAGCAAGAACAGAGCAATGTTTCCTTTATTCGAGAATGGGTTAGATTTAATCTCATGTTCTTGACTGTTTATTGTATACTTTTGGGAATTCACCACACAGCATTTTGTTCCCTCGGTACTGGTTCTGCCACTAGCGGCACCCATTCCATATAGGTGTACCTGCATAATAGAATCAGACCTTTTACAGGCTTCATGTGGGCATCTGCTTTTTGCTAAATAAATTGTGAATCATGCACTGTTATGATATAGTGCTAATGCTCCATGTTTGAGTTGGCCACAAACCTGGTTGTTAAACTTGTCTTTGTCAAAACGTTCTTTGCATAGACTGGTAGATGTGTTGGTGGGCAGCTGCCTGCCATGGTAGACCAATGAAACATTTTATTTGATGTTTCAAAACGAAATTTGGGGAAAGCATAAGCAGCTTGTTATATCCATATTGCATATGAGCTTTGATGTAATTTATAGCAATACAAATGCATACCAACTAAATATCCGGTTTTCCTGGTGTATGTGTTAAATATCTGATTTTCCTGCTAGATGTTGTTCTGGCCAGCTGAATGCTATGGTGGACTAATGAAATATTTTATCTATGTTCAGAACAAAATTAACTGGCTAAAAAGCATCTTTATTTCTAGCAATACAAGTGCATATGAACAGATTTTTTTTTCCTCATATCTTATAACAAAAAATGGTACTCCCTCCTATCCGAATTAATTGACGCACCCTCTATACAATGTCTATTTTACATTGTATAGAGGCTGCCTCAATTACCTTGGATCGGAGGAAGTACTGTAGTTAGTACCTTTTCTCCTTCTGTTTTTCTTCTGATTGATTTTCCCCTATCTCAATCTTCGGAAGACATGTCTCCATGCCAATTTCCATAGGACTAGGTTATGGTATATACTGACCCAATTTAGTTTTCTGTTTTTTGTGTAAGCGCTGACGAATGTGATATACTCTTGTGCAGCAACGCCCGCACCACCCAGTCCGGCCAATCCCATCCCAGCTTTGGTGCAAGAACTTTGGCAAGAAGGAGTACTGAAGGATGTGCCGACTTTCACAGAGAAAGTCATTCTTTTACCTTTGTGCCTTCTTTTGTCATAACCGGTCCTCAGCGATCGAAGCTGGAAGAAGTACGCGACCATAGCGTTATGTAACTCTTGTGACTTCTTATTATCACATACAAGGAGTGCCTGTTTGTTTGCGATTCAAATAAACTCGCGATGCATGAGCGCCTCTATGGATCTACTTTAGGATCAAATCCTATGGTTATAGACATCGTTTGTTCTCCTTTTTGGTTTCCCCTTGTGTGTGGATGTTAGTACTGATTTTCTTGTATTCCTGAAGTTATGATTCTTTGGGTTCATCTCAAATATCCGCTGGTTGTGTTCTTTGGAAGATCAAAATGTTACCTCCTGTCATGTGATGTCAGCCTGTAGCTTATCCCTGCTATCCTTTGAATTTTTGCACTTCTGCTTTTTGTAATGCCTTCTGTCATTTGCTTTGACTTGTGAGCTGCAGGACTCGTGCCTGGTTGGTGTTTTCTTTTGATACAAAATGAGGCGCACTTACTGTACATTTGAAAAGAAAGATAGCGATATTTGGACCGGAAATCCAACTCGGTGTCCAGGCTCATCTGCTCCCactcagaaaaaaaatcaaaacaaatacaagaagaataaaaaaatccatttttttgtgTGATAGATAATTTGATGTGTGAGGTCCGTTCCAAATTTTGATTCATTTGGActtctgagcagctctcggcaaaaaagacaaattgggtcaGAACAGTGCGTGAATAGTAAACTGTTTTATAgaccctgaatttgtcttttttgccaagaGCTTCTTAGATGtacaaatgagttgaaatttggagcggacctcacgcatcaaatcatctatcacaaaaaaaattgattttttttgaacttttttagtatttgttttgatttttttctgaaCGCGGGTGCAGATGAGCAGAGCAGAAACCCTGTGTCCTATTTGGACCCCTTTTTTTGTGCAACAGGTAACCAGTGCTTGAGGCATATGTGTGTGTTAAAGAAAGTGTGAGGCAAAAATGTGTGTTAAACGAAAACAAGAAAACGTTACAAGGTTTTTTGGGAGCCTTCTCTTATTTTCAAATTCGCTAGCAAGCGGTCCTTGCTTTAGTACGACTTTGTTGACAGAATATGAGTGTTTTGAAGTGTAGACGACTCCACTCTCGAACAAACATGAATGAAGGGATCATAAACCGAGGGTGGATTTTTGGGATTATAAACTGAGAGAGGATTTTTAGCACCATGGGGCTCAACTTttgccaaaaataaataaatacttTTTTTTAAGTTTTAATATTTTCTTTAGAAAAAAACACATATACATAAGGATGCATACTTAATGTGGGTAGTACATTTTCATGATAAAATACGTTTTGATGTGATCTACACAAAAACATACAAAGATAATAAACTTTTATAGTGAACAATACATGTGATAGAAACGCATGATCTTGTTATTGTGTAGCTCACATCAGAATGTTTTTTTTACATAGTACTGACGATTGATCTTTTTGTTATGTAcccccttcgtttttatttactctgcgtaTTAGCTTTGATCAAAGTCAAGATTTATCAGCTTTGACAAcatttatagacaaaaatattaacatatacaataaaaaATCAAAACCATTAGATTCaatattgaatgtactttcacatcaaatagatttgttatggtaaatgtttatattgttttttataaacttggtcaaactttgcgaAGTTTGACTTCactcaaatctaatatgcagaataaataaaaacagagggagtacaatgtcTTACGGATGTCCAATGTACACCTGAACAACTGCTTAACATCAGCATTTTTTTCTGAAGTGAACCCCCTCGATGAATGCATGCGTGTGCCGCGGCTAGAGAGAACTCTACTATCGACATCCTGTTCAAACAAGATAAGTAGCAGCTTTGATATGGGGGTATTTTCCTCCACTGCATTTTTTTTTGTCGCCATTACTGTACCGTAGTAGCATTTGCTCAATTGCATTGAGCCTGACGACACAACAAGCTAGGGCTACAATGGAACCTACCAAATTGCGGTAATAGCATGATCCGCAAGGCCTACATGGGATCCGCACATGGCATCCTCGGGTTCTCCTCCACACACTATTTTCCATTGTTGCGACGCTGATGACAGATCCGACTTTCACCCACTAGCTAGGCTCGAATGGTAGATGTTACGCGGCAACCGGATGCGAGTCCCACCCCGAGTGATCACTATTCTCTATCACAGCTATGGCGGTTGCGGAGCTGATGGCTCGCCCTTCTCGTAGTCGGTCCTACTACCCCCGTACAAGCACCATCAAGGCATAAGCTTTTTTTAGTTCGATCTATGGCACTAAAATCTGTTTCTTACGCAATCGTATTATAACAGAAAGTCTTTTCAATGTAATCGTCCTAAAATATTTATACCCCGTTTCAACGCACGGGCAATTGCCTAGTCCCTATAAATATGGCTCAGCAAACAAACTTCACCAACAGACGTCACCTCTGCATGGGATAATAACGTGGGCACCCACGCAAAGGAGAGATACACGTGGCATAGCAGTACGTACTGGAGTACTAACCCATTTTCCTCTGTGTGTGTGAAACATGGTCATTGATAATTTTGTTATTAACCAGGGCTTGCTGGATGATAAATCAAAGAGATCACACCCCATTGGTAGCGGTGAGTCGGTTGGGGGTGTACGGTGTACCGAGAGGACCAAGCAGAACATAAGCTAAAAGCTTTGACTCATTTCCTGAGCTTTGGCGTGGGctgctttgtactccctccgttcctaaatatttttctttctagagatttcaaatggactaccacatacgaatgtatatagacatatatttgagtgtagattaactcattttgctccgtatgtagtcatttgttgaaacctctagaaagacaaatatttaggaacggagggagtagcaaagtTAGATATTCTGTTTTTTTACAATGAGTTTTTTTTACAATGAGAGAAGATACTATGTTGGTTAGATGGAAGATAGTCTTCTTGTGGCAGCGGGAGATATAGTATTCACTTCGGTCCTATTCTTGTACATCCAAGCTTCATAACAATTGATTACGTTCCTTTGTTGACTTTCGATGATGTAACTTCTTGCTGACGCGTTTCTTGTGTCGATGGCGGTATGCTTCATGAGATGATTGGTGTTAAGAATGAAAATGACATACATGTGTCATCATTCATTGGTAAATGTAGTGCACAATAAACACCTTATGGTGTACCACTCTCTAGAATGGTGCCAACTATTTCTTTTTCTCGGCGACACACAGACATTTAGCTAGTACTTTTTGCATCTTAAGTACTCATTAATGGATTTTGTTTTCCTGGTTCTAACATTACATTGTTATATGAAGTGAATACACATTAGATAGTTCCCGCATATAAGCTTCATAGATGAACATTTTGAATCCATTTGCCAGGGGTTTGCAATGCTCTATGGGTGCTTGAATCACCATTCAATTTATGTTCTTTTGCAGATCACTTCTGTAGTTTGATGGAGAGTACTTGAAACATGATTGTTGTCGTCTAATGTCTCATCAAACTTTTGGTTGCGGGAAGTGGTGCTTGTACATTCGATTCTCATCACAAAGTTTTCCGGATAAACATCACTCAAACAAAGCCGGATATTCATGGACCTGGCATTATTGAAGCAAGTGAACTTTTCCACAAAACCAATCAAATTCCTCCATACTTCAGAGTCTAGTGAATATTAACTACAACATTTTTTATAGTGACATCCATTTATTAGCCTAACATCTGATGGCCTGCAAGACACACATGTTAGTGTAGCACCTTCGTGTAAGTATCCCCATAATAATCGTCCCAACAAAGAGCGGAGGAGAGTATTTATGAGTGGCATTTCAGTCACACACAGTTGTCACCAGTATCGCAGGAAGTAATTGTTTGAGTATCTACCGAAGTTATTAGTGTTCTTTGGAACAAAATAAGCCAAAGGAGAAAAAGGTTTGGATTGTAGCTACAGGAATAACAACAACTTGGAAACAAAGAACATAAATAAAAGACGGAAAATAAGGTTGATTTCCTGCAAAAGAGAGATTAGGTGCGAAGAAACTTCGGATCATGGCTTACATCAAGTATGCCAGTGGGGCGGTAATACCATTTATATTGCCGCAACATGGTAGGCGGATCACCCTAGAATTGTGAAA
This window of the Triticum aestivum cultivar Chinese Spring chromosome 5D, IWGSC CS RefSeq v2.1, whole genome shotgun sequence genome carries:
- the LOC123122632 gene encoding uncharacterized protein → MGGDHGGHGPSGGDFRQKVWSMTGGPYCRPVHWRRNTAIAMVGIFLVCIPIAMKSAELEQRPHHPVRPIPSQLWCKNFGKKEY